The following proteins are encoded in a genomic region of Cryptomeria japonica chromosome 11, Sugi_1.0, whole genome shotgun sequence:
- the LOC131073642 gene encoding nucleosome assembly protein 1;2, which produces MANSKDALAFNMADLGASLKGGKGNEGLVGILKDKLQTLVGTSSGYIESLPHKVKKRVEALQDLQGKHNEIEAKFFEEKAALEAKYQKLYEPFYKQRYDIVNGVVDVEDDKKEKEEESKKESTDAEKGDAEKGVPEFWLTAMKNNDVLAMQITERDEGALKFLKDIQCSRLDSDKDEKGFKLEFFFDENLYFKNSVLTKIYYMEDENEPILERAVGTEIEWLPGKNLTRKVMKKKPKKGAKNAKPVTKIEQCASFFNFFDPPKVPEDDDVDDDAAEELQDVMEQDYEIGSTIKDKLIPHAVAWFTGEAGDGDEYISEDDDNADEDDDESEEEDEDHEGEENGHKNA; this is translated from the exons ATGGCTAACTCCAAAGATGCCCTTGCATTTAACATGGCCGATCTCGGTGCTTCACTGAAAG GTGGCAAGGGAAATGAAGGCTTGGTGGGTATTTTAAAG GATAAGCTGCAGACTCTTGTTGGTACCTCATCAGGGTACATTGAATCGCTACCTCACAAAGTAAAGAAGCGAGTGGAAGCATTGCAAGATCTGCAG GGTAAACATAACGAGATAGAGGCCAAATTTTTTGAAGAAAAAGCTGCGTTGGAGGCCAAGTATCAGAAGCTTTATGAACCTTTCTACAAGCAG CGCTATGACATTGTCAATGGAGTAGTAGATGTTGAAGATGATAAAaaggagaaagaggaagaatcaaagAAGGAATCTACTGATGCTG AAAAGGGAGATGCAGAAAAGGGAGTTCCTGAATTTTGGCTAACTGCCATGAAGAACAATGATGTTTTGGCAATGCAA ATTACAGAACGTGATGAAGGTGccttgaagtttttgaaggatATACAATGTTCTCGCCTTGACAGTGACAAGGATGAGAAGGGCTTCAAGTTGGAATTCTTCTTCGATGAGAATCTATATTTTAAGAACAGTGTG TTAACAAAGATATACTACATGGAAGATGAAAATGAACCTATCCTGGAACGTGCAGTAGG AACTGAAATTGAGTGGTTGCCTGGTAAGAACTTGACTCGAAAGGTCATGAAGAAGAAGCCTAAGAAGGGAGCCAAGAATGCAAAACCAGTGACCAAAATCGAGCAATGTGCAAGTTTCTTCAATTTCTTTGATCCACCCAAGGTTCCTGAAGATGATGACGTTGATGATGATGCT GCTGAGGAATTGCAAGATGTGATGGAGCAAGATTATGAGATTGG ATCTACAATTAAGGATAAACTTATCCCCCATGCAGTTGCTTGGTTCACTGGGGAAGCAGGTGATGGTGATGAATATATTTCCGAAGATGATGACaatgctgatgaagatgatgacGAGAGTGAGGAAGAGGATGAAGATCACGAAGGCGAAGAAAATGGTCACAAAAATGCTTAG